CAACCATTTTCCCATGTAATTTGGGTTTTTACGCCTTGATTGATTCCATTACTTTCAAATTGAATATGTATATTGGCCTTGTTGGCAATCTCTTGCGCAAGGGTAAGACCCATTCCAGTTCCTGGGAAAGCTTCTTTGATGACTCGATCACTTCGCCAAAAAGGTTTCATCGAAGCTTGGATTTCGTTCTCAGTCATTCCAATTCCTTTGTCAGAAATGGAGAGGATAATTTTATTGTCTTTCTTAGATCCTTCGATTTGGATCGTCTTATCCTCTGCTTTTTGAGAATACTTTATAGCATTGTCTAAAATGTTTTTAATTACAAGTTGGGAAGAAAGCTGTGATGAGAAAACCTGCAAGTCATCAGAAATTTTAATTTTAAGATTTTGTTCAGAAATTTTATTGTGCTGTAGATAAGACTGAAGCTGTTCTTCGATCAAACTCTTAAGTTTGATCTGAGATTTCTCTTGCTTGAGAGTGTCTACAGACGTCAGCGTCAGAATATTTTCCACCTGTTCAAACAGCGTGTTTAAAGCTTCGT
Above is a window of Bdellovibrionota bacterium DNA encoding:
- a CDS encoding HAMP domain-containing sensor histidine kinase; this encodes MYRRTKITFSLLAFLAMAQVVWWAYLLIDQQSLIASLNPDFQEKTYHFQRMIIFESAFFIFFWGLSLWYTYKTYKEQIQLKRAHTTFLGAISHELKTPIANIRLCLDTLERPNIEKSKQETYIARANEALNTLFEQVENILTLTSVDTLKQEKSQIKLKSLIEEQLQSYLQHNKISEQNLKIKISDDLQVFSSQLSSQLVIKNILDNAIKYSQKAEDKTIQIEGSKKDNKIILSISDKGIGMTENEIQASMKPFWRSDRVIKEAFPGTGMGLTLAQEIANKANIHIQFESNGINQGVKTQITWENG